A part of Ziziphus jujuba cultivar Dongzao chromosome 8, ASM3175591v1 genomic DNA contains:
- the LOC107428673 gene encoding peptidyl-prolyl cis-trans isomerase CYP22 yields MASGGGNAGSGVEWHVRPPNPKNPIVFFDITIGTIPAGRIKMELFADIAPKTAENFRQFCTGEYRKAGLPVGYKGCQFHRVIKDFMIQAGDFLKGDGSGCVSIYGHKFDDENFIAKHTGPGLLSMANSGPNTNGCQFFITCAKCDWLDNKHVVFGRVLGDGLLVVRKIENVATGPNNRPKLACVIAECGEM; encoded by the exons ATGGCGTCAGGAGGAGGGAACGCAGGGAGTGGAGTGGAATGGCATGTGAGGCCTCCAAACCCTAAGAACCCCATCGTCTTCTTCGACATAACTATCGGAACTATCCCCGCCGGCCGTATCAAGATGGAGCTCTTCGCCGACATCGCCCCGAAGACCGCTGAGAATTTCAG GCAGTTCTGCACCGGCGAGTACAGAAAAGCTGGACTTCCTGTTGGTTACAAGGGTTGCCAATTCCACAGGGTGATTAAGGATTTCATGATTCAAGCTGGTGACTTCCTCAAG GGTGATGGTAGTGGCTGTGTTTCCATATATGGGCATAAGTTCGatgatgaaaattttattgCTAAACACACTGGTCCGGGCCTATTATCTATG GCTAATAGTGGACCAAATACCAATGGATGCCAG TTCTTCATCACTTGTGCTAAATGCGACTGGCTTGACAATAAGCATGTTGTATTTGGG AGAGTACTTGGAGATGGTCTTTTGGTTGTCAGGAAGATTGAGAATGTGGCCACTGGACCCAACAACCGCCCCAAATTAGCATGTGTCATTGCGGAATGTGGAGAAATGTAA